In Candidatus Thermoplasmatota archaeon, the following proteins share a genomic window:
- a CDS encoding sialidase family protein: MKEKKAIAILAVFVAASLVIPPVLAATTESTTTPISENEFKHFEVPVVGYSGSGDILVAGSDDDEFEPVIETDANGNLLVAYTVQQGVFESDVLLAKSTDGGSSWSIASPPWGDLEGLQHSPAMIYYPGGGAIVGTFADASGGWQMFFKVPDVSDETTYDYNGWGGFEEIIASAVSYTTFEDGLKIIVTPLAGTSSGFEGTCMWAYADFEEMSGYGGSYYYDAQSRTGAYTDASNMKGFAFASNHYGFVCDAFREETGVVQPLIKWTVYEEEPDLEYTDHQFWLENGITATDPDAVGTGNNIYVTYTAYNPAFGDYDIKCKYSHDGGASWDESMAASAQLVDETNSAIYASGNTVFITYVKQGNLYLVKSEDGGATWGEPDQVNGEPGTVVAEPGATSISRGGIVWVDTRNGNKDIYYAPLPCAIINVKDISGGMGISATITNTGTEDASNVDWSIELTGLIFIGKETTGTIDSLPAGGEEAIKSGLVFGIGPTTITITAGGASKTAKGFVLGPLVLGVK; this comes from the coding sequence ATGAAAGAAAAAAAAGCAATAGCAATATTGGCGGTATTTGTTGCAGCATCACTGGTTATACCACCTGTTTTGGCTGCAACTACAGAAAGTACAACAACCCCCATTTCTGAGAACGAATTCAAACATTTTGAAGTGCCGGTTGTTGGATACAGCGGTTCTGGAGATATACTGGTGGCAGGAAGTGACGATGATGAATTTGAGCCAGTAATTGAAACGGATGCAAATGGCAATTTGCTGGTAGCGTATACTGTACAGCAGGGTGTTTTTGAATCGGATGTGCTTTTGGCAAAGTCTACGGATGGCGGCAGCAGTTGGAGTATTGCATCTCCTCCTTGGGGTGACCTCGAGGGGCTGCAGCATAGCCCGGCCATGATTTATTACCCGGGCGGAGGTGCAATAGTTGGGACATTTGCTGACGCTAGCGGTGGATGGCAGATGTTTTTCAAGGTACCAGATGTATCTGACGAGACAACATACGATTACAATGGATGGGGCGGATTTGAGGAGATAATTGCTTCAGCTGTTTCATACACCACATTTGAGGACGGACTGAAGATTATCGTAACACCACTAGCCGGGACCAGTAGTGGCTTTGAGGGAACATGCATGTGGGCATATGCTGATTTTGAAGAAATGAGCGGTTACGGTGGATCTTATTACTATGATGCACAATCAAGAACCGGAGCATATACTGATGCATCCAATATGAAAGGTTTTGCGTTCGCTAGCAACCATTATGGTTTTGTCTGCGATGCATTCAGAGAGGAAACGGGAGTCGTTCAACCTTTAATAAAATGGACTGTCTATGAGGAAGAGCCCGACCTTGAATATACAGACCATCAGTTCTGGCTCGAGAATGGTATAACGGCAACAGACCCGGATGCTGTCGGAACCGGCAACAATATCTATGTTACCTATACAGCATATAATCCTGCCTTCGGCGACTACGATATAAAATGCAAATACTCTCACGATGGCGGGGCGAGCTGGGACGAGAGCATGGCAGCATCAGCACAATTGGTCGATGAGACAAATTCAGCCATCTATGCCTCAGGCAACACGGTTTTCATTACCTATGTAAAGCAGGGAAATCTTTATCTCGTGAAATCCGAAGATGGCGGAGCGACTTGGGGAGAGCCAGATCAGGTGAATGGAGAACCTGGAACAGTTGTAGCTGAACCGGGAGCAACCAGTATATCAAGAGGAGGAATCGTCTGGGTTGACACCAGAAATGGAAATAAGGACATCTACTATGCACCATTGCCCTGTGCTATAATCAATGTCAAGGATATATCTGGAGGAATGGGAATTTCGGCGACAATTACCAATACAGGAACAGAAGATGCAAGCAACGTGGACTGGTCAATTGAATTGACAGGACTGATATTCATTGGCAAGGAAACAACAGGAACAATTGACAGCTTGCCGGCAGGTGGAGAAGAAGCAATCAAAAGCGGCTTGGTTTTCGGCATCGGACCGACAACAATAACAATAACAGCAGGCGGAGCATCAAAGACAGCCAAAGGTTTTGTACTTGGACCGCTGGTACTGGGAGTGAAGTAA